The genomic region CGATTCCTCGCGGAAGAGATCGGGCGCCAAGTCGACATTGATGCGCGGCTCGGCGATGGTGAGAACCGTTCGGCTCTTCGCGACGAGGCTCGTCATCTCGATCCGGTGGGCGAGAGGAACTCCATCGACGGTGCGTACGTCACTCATCCTGGCCTCCTTGATACGGGCGCCCTCCTTATCGAAGAAGGCGGCACGGATGGTGACGAAGTTGTCTTTTCGCACCCAGCCTTGAAGCTTCCCGTAGACGATCTCGTGGCGAGGCACACCCTCCAGGACGTAGCAAGGCACTCCATCGACCTCTTCCTCACCGAGCAAACGATGAACCAAATCGTCGAGATGCGCGCCGCCGGCGAGATCCGAGTAGGTGATGTCCGAGCCCAGGAACGAGGCATCCTGATCCCGTCCCGCTATCTGGCGCACCAGATCGAGATCGGGAAAGTACGCCCATTGCTGATTCCGTTCACCGCGCGAGGCCACCACGAGGAACCGGGTGCCATTCATCTCCGGCGGCTCGAGGAGCGTGATGAGCGCGCGGTAGTTGACGCCTTCTCGCCGCATCAGGAGTCGAAAGGCTCTCCGTTTCTCCTGCCCGTTTTCCGGAGTGATGGTCATCGTGACGTTCGCGGAGAGATCTTCGATGGCGAGATCGACTTCTTTGGCATGCGCGACGATGGCACCCGCCGATAGCTGGCTCCCGAGCAGCATGGCCGCCCCCAACCCGGTTACGGTCATCATCACGGCGAGGCCTCTTCTCGCCGCAGATACAATCTCCTCCCGACGGCCAAGTAGACGAGGCCGAAGAGAACGAGCGCGATGACCGCGAGACCGACATCGGAGAGCGACCGCTCGCGAAGCATCAGGTCGTTGGAGGCTTCCATCGCCCATGCGGTCGGGAAGAGGTGGGCCAGGTTTCGAAGCCAGCCGGGCTCGATGGACATGGGCCACCAGCACCCTCCGATGGCCGCCATCGCCATGATGGCGATCGTTCCG from Vicinamibacteria bacterium harbors:
- a CDS encoding outer membrane lipoprotein-sorting protein, with the translated sequence MMTVTGLGAAMLLGSQLSAGAIVAHAKEVDLAIEDLSANVTMTITPENGQEKRRAFRLLMRREGVNYRALITLLEPPEMNGTRFLVVASRGERNQQWAYFPDLDLVRQIAGRDQDASFLGSDITYSDLAGGAHLDDLVHRLLGEEEVDGVPCYVLEGVPRHEIVYGKLQGWVRKDNFVTIRAAFFDKEGARIKEARMSDVRTVDGVPLAHRIEMTSLVAKSRTVLTIAEPRINVDLAPDLFREES